TAGGCGTTTTTAGGGTCTAGTGAAAGGGCCTTCAGATAGTGTCGATAAGAATCGTCAATACGGCCGGCGTGCCCGTAGTAATCCGCCAGATTCGTATATGACCAGAGCATTGTATTGCGATTAGCTGCCTGTTCTGCCTTTGCAGTTGCTTTTTCCATCAATCGAATAGTAACGTCTAGCTTTCCTTTGTGATCATTCCATTTGGCAAGTCGGATCAAATGCCCGAATGCAGACATGTTTCTGGTACTATCCAGATAACGCTCGGCTTTGTTAAATTCCCCGAGTTCCATATAAAGGTCGAACAGTAAGTATTGTGTTTCAAGCACACCGCTCCCCAGTTTCCTGGCTTGCAGGGCAAGAAGTAAGGCTTCCTTAAAACGATGCTGAGAAATATAGTTTCTGGCCAGCGCTCTTAGATAGCCGGATTGACCAATTGCAGCGATATCTACCGCTTTCTCTAATGCAGATTCTGCCTTTTTCAGGTATTCAATCTCTCCTGTAGCCTGAAAGTACGAATTGTACTGTCCGGCAACGATTCCGAAACTGGTTAATTGAAGGCTATCAGGTTTGATCTTTGAATTCCAGAGCCTGAAGTATTTTGAAGATGTTTTGGAAGGTCCTGTTTCCAGGTAAGCGTTGTAATCTGCAGGCTCAATTACTTTTCCTTTTTCCCCGAATTCACAGGAAGTTATTAGAATGAGCAAAATTCCCAGAGTTATATATCGTTTCATGTTGTTTTATTTCTAGTGGATTAAAAAAGGAAAGAGGGAGGGCAAAACCTCCCTCTTTCACAGTAATTAGCAATTATTTTCCCATCTGATTGCCGTGCACAATCGCGAATTCTTATTCACCCTTATTCAGGCGCACTTACATATGGAAAATCTGAATTGATTGTCGCAGTTAGGGCAACACCATCTGATGTAAGGCGCGGCAAATCGGCCATCCCGTCATTGTCCAGGTCTTGTCCGCTAAAGCGGTCTCCATTCATCCCTCCAAAAAAGAGGATCAAAGAAACATCAATAACATCGTCCTGAAGTGCTCTTCCTGTAAGGGCCACTTCGTCTCCGTCCGGCACAAGGATGTTTCCATCGTTATCAGCATCGGTTCCGGGGTCGAAGTACGTGGTAGGGGCATCCGGAGCTACATCCAGAGCGTCTGCTGCCAGCACTGTTGTAAGTGTTGCGGCATCTAATCCCAGGATGTTGTTCTCATAGTTTACATCCATTGGATCCAAACCGAGCTTGTTTGCGTATACATCGTGATATTGCTCAAGACGTGCTTGAAATCCTGCTTGAAAAGTTGCAGTCATTTCAGAGGGAATAGTCACATTATGTGCGTCCTTTACACTTGGCATACCGTCCATATCAAAACTTAAGGTAGTATTGATTCCCGGTCTTCCCATGTGGTCTGCCTGGGCAAACGTCCCCGTAAAATCGGGAGCTGTACTGTCTGCACAAGGTTCACAGGCCGAACCTCCACAATCTGTCCCTTCCTCATCTCCGTTCATAATACCGTCGTTACAAGTAGCCACGGCCATTTCCTCCATCTGCATATCATCATTGTTGCAGGCCATAAGTACTGTAGCGGCCAGAAGGGTTAAAATCGAATATTTAAATTTATTGAAATTCATCTTTTTGTGTTTTTTGATTAATTATTACTGTTTTCTGTTGGTAGTTACCCATGTTTTGTACACAGGAATCCCCAAAGCATTTGTTGTGCTGGTAGTTCCCACCATACTATTTGGAATCTCTACCACAATAGACATGGTATTGGCTCCGTCAAATGTGTCCTCTGCTTCAGCTGCAGTCTTGAATCCCATGGGGGCCGAATTTACATCCGGGTTGATCACCGCATTGAATTGAAAGAAGTCGAAAAAGAAAGGATCCTGCCTTGGCCCGGCAAACAATTTTGTACCATTCATTCCTTCAGCTACAATCGCAGTTGATCCTGAAATGACGACTTCCCCTAGTGGGCTATCCGCCAGAATCTGACTGTTTAAACCAGTTTGAACAGGTACACCCGCGAAGAAGTACATGGTTCCGTTTTGTGGATAAGCCTGAATGACATAGTCTTCGACCAAATCTCCATCGGTATCGATGTTGATTTCCGTTAGAACATCCTCATCAAAAGAACCGTAAGCCAGATCAGGTAATACACTCGATTGCAGATCTACTACAAAAGTGGTGTTGTCTGAGCCTAAAGTTGGTTCAAATGCGAAGAAATCTGCAATATCAGCTGTAGTTCCTCCGGAAGAAGGAGCATCGAGGTGATCCGCAGCGATCAGAAGTGCACCGGCAATGGCCAGTACTGAAATTCCCATAATTAATTTTGATTTACTCATTTTATTGTTTTTAGATTTACTGTTACCCTACCTACGGAAAGGAATTGGCGGGGTTTGGTTCTAAATGTTAATTTTTTCTTAACAGAAAATGAATTCTTTGCCGGAAAGCATACTTCATGCTTTTAGAAAGATCATTTTTACCGTACTTTGGATTCAAATTAGTAGGTAATGAATCCTTCAGGCCCAGGCTGGATAAATAAATTTGGTGAGGTTGTAAGAAATAAAGAGGGAATTTATTCTGACTTCTCAACGCTCTATACCAGCTTAAAAGACTATGGCTTTGTCTATGGAATGAATGTAAAGAGTCCATCATTCATTAGTATAGAACACGCCCCTTCGGAGGACGAAATGGCGAAGATCAACCTGCTAACCGCTCTGTACTTTACCTTTGCCCTGGAACGTCAGGAGCATAAATTCGAAGATTTTCTCGCAGCTGTATTTGCGTTTTACAAGGAACTCAAGGTGAGTCAGATTTCATTTTTAAACAAGATCCTTACAGGAAGTAAAACATCGGCTCAACTGGAGAAACTCATTGATTCCAGGGTTTACCTCGATGACAATGTGATTAGCAGAACCTTTAATAGTGTCATCACCAATTCGCTGTTGTTTATTGATATCCTCACATTCAGATATTTTCTCAGAGAAGGAAAGGATATTGTTCAGCAAGCCCAAAAGCTCGAATACCTGGCTATTAATATTACTTATCACGCCCTGAACGCCAAGGAGAAGAACAAGGCAGATGAAAAGTTGTCACAATTATTTGCGGCCTCACTCACCTTTATCGACGAAGACAAGGAGAAATTTGACGGCTCCTACCGGGAAATCCTGGTTAACAATTGTTCTCCCTGGGAAAATCAATATTTTTTGGACGTGGCCTGTCTAACAGTATGGGAAGATTATTCTTTGGATTACAAAGAATCACAATTCATTTATGGGATTGGAAAGGACATGGGATTCACCGAAGATCAGATCGCTGGATCTTTGGAAGACATCACTACCTTTTTTAAAGATAACAGTAAAAATATTACCTTTCTGAAGGATACCAATGTCGCCGTACAATTCTATGACAGCATGTCCAGGGTGGTGAATAAACTCATCCTCAGAAATAGCAAACGTCTCCAAAAAGAACTTTCAGAAAGCAAGGAACTCGTCTTCCTGATCTCCAAAGGAGCGGTAAAAGAATTGAGTCCGGATGAGAAGAAAAAAATTCAGGACCAGCTTATGGACGTCTTTAAAAGTGTTCCTTCCCTGGCCATTTTTCTCTTGCCGGGTGGTGCCGTTCTCCTACCAATTTTCATCAAATTGATCCCGGCTTTACTCCCCTCCTCCTTCGATGAAAACCGAGTAGCAAAAAAAGGAGAAAATACTGAAAAAACGAACTATAAGAAAAATCTATAGCTAATATCAGCTATCTGTTTTTCACAATTTTAAAGTGTCTTACTCTAACCATAACTTAAAATCCTTAACACGTTCCCTACTCACGATGATTTCCTGGTCAGTAGTCTTGTTCAACTTAATTTGAAGCCTGGAATTGGTATAGGAAATTATGTCTCTGATATGGTTGATATTAATCACGTACTTCCTGCTTACCCTGAAGAATATTTTAGGAGTCAATTCTGATTCTAACTGCTCCAGGGTATTGTCTAGCAAATAAGATCTCCCTTCGGTAGTGGCTGCATAGGTACCCTTGTTTTCACTGTAGAAACATTCCACATCATCAGCATGTATAATTTTGAGGTGCTGCCCTACCCTAACGGTAAATCTCTTTTTGTACTCCCGATCGATCGGGTTAACCAGTAATTTTTTTATGTCTTCAAAGTCGACAGCCATCTTCGGGCTGGCGACAGAATTCTGCTTCTTGAATTTGGTGACGGCTTTTTCGAGCTCATCTTCGTCAATTGGCTTAAGGAGATAATCGATACTATTTAGTTTAAAGGCCTGGAGTGCATACTCATCAAATGCCGTCGTAAAAATAATGGCGCTTTTAATCTCAAGCAGCTCAAAAATTTCAAAGGAAAGACCATCAGACAGCTGAATATCGAGAAAAATTAAGTCGGGATGTTCATTATTCTGAAACCACTGCAATGATTCTTCAACCGAATGCAAGGTAGTGCTTGCCTCCAACCCCAGGTCTGACAACATTCTGGCCAATCTTCTGGCGGAGGGTTTCTCATCTTCAATAATAATCACATTCATGTTCTCGGTGGTCTTGGTTTAAGCTCGATACAGGGTTCACCCTGTTAAATCAAGGGCTTGTTATTTTTTGTTTCTTCTTTTTCCATCATCTTCCTGATCTGTTCCGCTTCCCATTTTTTTAGTATTGGGATATGAAAAGAATATACTTGAAGTCCGTGAATTAGAAGGACTATTCCCCAAAGAAGAGGGACGCTGAAAACATTCCAGACCAGCCATTCAACGAATGAAGGATCTATATCGGAGGTATTGAGCTCTAAAAAGTTGATCCCCTCAAGTCCTTCTATGACAATAATTGCATTTACAATCAGGTAAATGGTGAGGTGGCGGTAAAAGCCTTTGATATCTTTTACCTTCTTTTCAGCTCTTTTGTATGCCGCAAGTGATTTACTAGCCATCTTTATTTGAATTTAGCTGCGTCTCGTTTATCCTTCTCGATATACTTTTGGATCTGCCTTTCTTCCCAATTCTTTCCAAGGATAGGGTTGAAATTAAAAACTTTGGCCGCGTGAAAAGCAAGACCTATGCCCCAGAAAAAAGGGGTGAAAAATGTACCAAATTGCCAGAAGGTGTCACCATCGCCCAAAGCCCGGATCAAAATATTGATCATTATAAAGGCATTGATAACAATATAGACAGCCAGATGGATGTAAAAACCCTTGAGCTCTTCAACCTTGGCTTTTGCCTTTTTTAACTTCTCACTTTCAAACTCCTGATTTTCCATTTTTACTTCTTTACTAATTACTCCCATTTCTTTATCTCATCTTCTTCTCGCATCAGCTCCTTGATCTTTCTTTCCTCCCAGGCCCTGCCGAAGAAAGGATTGAGATCAAAAGTGCCAATTGCATGAAACAGAATGCCTATTCCCCATCCGAATGCGGCCCACAAGAACCACATGTATCGCCATTCATTGGTGACGTAATTGATCAGTGCAAGGGCAGATATAACCAAAACGTATGAGGTGAGATTGGAATAGAATTTCTTTAATCGGTCTACCCGTTCCTTGGCCTTTAGGTACTTGTTTTCTTTGTTAAAATCTTCCATGATTAGTGCTTATTGGTTTTTGAATAGCTTAAAATTCTTAATTCCAGGTTGGTTTTAAAAAACAATTTAACCCAATTGTTAATTTATATTGATGAATTGTCTTTTTCAATTAAAGCTACTGAATTTATAATGTTCTTACAGCTCCTCATTTTCCATGAATTCCTTGATCTTTCGCTCTTCCCAGCGCTTTCCCCACAGCGGGTTATAGCCATAGGCTTCCATCCCGTGTGCAATTACGCCCAAGCCCCATCCAAGGGCCGGAAATAAGACCCAGGGAAAATCTGTACTGCGGTAATTAATCCAGGCTAAAAATGGAATTATAATGCAATAGGCGAGTAAATTTCCAAAAAATCCCTTGATTTCCTCTACGCGCTCTTTGGCCTTTTGATAACGTTTGTCTTCAATAAACGCTTTTTGTGTTTCCATAGTTCCTATTTGTTTAGTGAGCATCGGTAGCTGTACACTGAACTCCGAGGCCGTTTTTATAATATTGACTTTTTTATTTGACAGTATGGAATAGCGCTGTTGAATATTTCTCAACCCCACGCCACTGCTCCTTTTAACCACCGGCTTCTCTTGCAAATTGTTCTCCACGACCAATTTTCCGTCTTCCTCATAAACTTTTATTCGCAATGGCTTGGAAGAGGTCACTACATTGTGTTTTACCGCATTTTCAAGTAGTAATTGCAATGAAAGCGGAACTATTTTAGCATCCGGAATACTTGAGGTTTCGGGAATCTCTAAAGAAATCCCATCTTCAAACCGCATCGTCAATAGCTTGATATACGTTTTGGCAAAATCGAGTTCCTCATTAACGGATACCAGATCCTTGTTCTTTTGTTCCAAAACATATCGATACACCTTGGAGAGGGCTGTGGTAAACCGCTGAGCTTGCTTAGGGTCCTCTTCTATCAGGCTGGTGAGTACATTGAGGCTATTAAACAGAAAGTGTGGATCCAGCTGATTTTTCAGGGCATCAAATTTGGCTGATGCGGTCCCTGCGATAATCTTCTGCTCTTTGATCTTAGTATCCTGAAGAGCCTTCCAAAAATAAAAGGCGTGGATAAATAAGGAAATAACCAGGGTGATGACCAGTGCGACGATATAATTGATCACATTTTCATTTTCCACAAAGGATTCGAAGGTATTGCCGTAGATGATCACCCTAACAAACCAACGTACCAGGCCAAAAGCGATCACTGTAAGTATAACTGAACCAATAGCCCCGAACCACAGCCGTTTTGTGGCCTGTGTTTCCCAGCTGTATTTCCTGCTCGCGTAGTTGTGAAATGACGATCCAACTGCAGTAAGCACAAAAGAGTATATAAAAGAAATGCCGGTAGTTTCAAGCACATCCATAAATAAAACGGGCTCGCCGTAATTCACCAGGAGGTTCAATAAAACAATTACCAGGGTGAGTATTAGGGATACTTTTAAAATCGTATTGAATTCTTTCATTGGTGTTTCAATTTCTTTTCGCGAATGATCACTGTTGAAATTAAAGGTAGCAAAAAGTACAGACCATCAATTGAATCTTAGAATTTCACTGCTGGTCCACATGCAATTTTAAATTCAGTGAACAAAGATGTTAAGAGGTTTGGAGTATTAAAATAATGGTTGACCGAATTGTAAAAATTTGCTGCCCAATTGTAGTGAGGATGGTCCCAATTACTTCTGTAAATTATCTATTTTTAACTTTAGTTTACAGCCTATGTATATTCCTCCTCAATACAAAAATGAAAATTTAGCTGAAGTCAGGGACTTTATCACAGCCCATTCCTTTGCCATCCTGGTAAATCAGTCAGATGGTAAGCCCTGGGCCACCCATACTCCCCTGGAGCTGGGAAAGGACGAACACGGAAATGACATCTTAATAGGCCATATTGCAAAAGCCAATCCGCAGTGGAAGGCCTTTGAAGAGAATCCGAAGGTGCTCTGCATCTTTCACGGCCCACATTCTTACATTTCGTCTTCATGGTACAAAGAAGAAGAGGTGCCTACCTGGAATTACATTGCTGTACATGTTTACGGAAGTATCTCTGTAATGACTACGGAAGAGGTGCTGAACTGGCTGCACTCCCTGGTGGAGCGGTACGAAAAGGAAGAAAAGAATCCCATTTCGCTTGAGAATATGTCTTCTTCAACCCTGAAACAAGTAAGAGGCGTGGTAGGATTTCGCATCCGGATAGAAGAGATCCAGGCGGCTTTTAAACTGTCCCAGGGACGGGAGGAGGACCACAGCAGGATCATAAAGGAATTACAATCAAAGAGTGAACCCGGAAGCAGACAAATAGCATCCATTATGAAAAATAGTGGAAAAGACCCTGCGGAAGAAATAAAGGAAAATTAGTCTGGTATTCTTATATCGTTTGTAAATGTTTTAGGAGGCCTTCGCGATTCGACTTACTTAAAGGAATGGCCTTTCGGTTGATTTCAACATGAGCCTCTGCCACTACGTCTAATTTGGAAATATTCACCAAAAATGAACGATGCACCCTGACGAAGATCTCTTCAGGCAATTTGTTTTGCATTTCTTTTAAGGTGGTAGTGAGGACATACTCCTTTTTCGATGTCATCACATGACAGTAATTCCGATCGGCCTCTATATAGAGAATATCCTGGAGTAGCAATTTTACCATTTGACCGTGATGCCTGATAAATATCCTATCGTTTAGCAGAGCGATATAATTCTCCTCTACAGGAACCGACTCTTCCCTTGTTTTGAACTGTTCTTCTGCCAGGGCAAGAGACCTGAGCACATTGCTCATGGTAATCGGTTTGGCAATAAAGGCAAATGGGTGGGTATGCTTGGCTTCTTCAAAAGTGGCTTCGTCGTTGTTGGCAGTGATATAGATAACAGGAATATCTATTACCTCCTGTATCCTCTTCACGGATTCTATCCCGTTTAAGCGACCTTTGAGGTTAATATCCATCAGGATGATATCAGGTGGGTTAAGACGCGAATGGATGACTGCTTCCTCTCCCCTGGATTCAATCCCGGTGACTTCATAGCCAGCTTTGGTTAATTGGAGGGAGATATTAGCGGCGATTATCATATCGTCCTCCACAATTAATATACGCGTTTTTTTATTCATTTTTATGCAGCTTTTATACGTTGAAAATCAAATGAAACCAAGGTCCCTTTATCCACAACCAATTTCATTTCCCCATCGAGCTGTGTGGTAAGTAATTTAATGAGTTGAGTGCCAAACCCCGTGCCTTCGGGTTCTTGCGATACCATCTTGCCTACCCCATTGTCCGAAACTTCTAAATGTAAGACCGACTCGTGTTGCTCTAAGGAAATGGTGACTTCACCTTTCCTATTGCCCGGAAAGGCGTATTTTAAGGCGTTGGAAAGCAATTCATTAACAATAAGTCCGATAGGGATAGCCTGATCTATATCCACAGCGATTGGTTTCATCGCAAAACGGAGATTTATCCTATCTTCCATGCCGTATGAATTAATGATATGACTCCCCAAATTCTCAAAATAATCCTTCATTTCGATATTTGATAAGTCACTTCCCTGGTAGAGCTTCTGATGAATCATACTCATGCTATGAACGCGCTGTTGACTCTTTACCATAGCGCTCCTGACATTTGTGTCACTAATTTGTTCAGACTGCAGGATGAGTAAACTCGATACTATTTCCAGGTTATTTTTAACCCGATGATGAATCTCTTTAAGTAAGAACTCTTTTTCCTCATTCTGCAACTGTAGCAATTTATTATTCTCCCTGTTTCTTCGCACCGATTTAAAGATCAGGAGGAGATAAAGAAATAGTAAAACGATGACGATCATACCCAGTGTTTGGATGATACGCTGTTTCTTGATTTGAGTATCCTGCAACTGAATGGTACTATCCTTTTCTGCCACCTCTAATTCCGTTTGAATCTGTGACATTCGTTCGGCAGATTCCTCCGTGAAAACTTCTTTCTGCAACTGATCATACATTTCAAAAGCGTGGTATGCATCTTTGTAATTGTGGCTTCCTGCATAGGCTTTCCCTAGATTTTGGTAGGCTTCACTCAGAAAAAATGCATCTCCGAAATCTTCCGTTGCGATATCAATGCTGGTTTGCAGGCTTGTAATTGCCGAGAGAAATTTTCCTTGTAGATTTTGCAATTTCCCCAAAGAAAGCCATGACCTCATCAACATGAAATTATTGTTCAAACGCTCGCTGTATTGAATGGCATTGAGTGCTGCAGTTTC
This DNA window, taken from Muriicola soli, encodes the following:
- a CDS encoding tetratricopeptide repeat protein; amino-acid sequence: MKRYITLGILLILITSCEFGEKGKVIEPADYNAYLETGPSKTSSKYFRLWNSKIKPDSLQLTSFGIVAGQYNSYFQATGEIEYLKKAESALEKAVDIAAIGQSGYLRALARNYISQHRFKEALLLALQARKLGSGVLETQYLLFDLYMELGEFNKAERYLDSTRNMSAFGHLIRLAKWNDHKGKLDVTIRLMEKATAKAEQAANRNTMLWSYTNLADYYGHAGRIDDSYRHYLKALSLDPKNAYAKKGIAWIAYSYEGNTAEAMRILDSISEHYHSPDLYLLKAEIAEYMGDSIEYMKSMNAFFKMSENPSYGDMYNAYIIDTYLNGTLQYDKALALALRDANNRPTPSAYGLLAYSYFKAGEKEQAYQVVQEHVMGKTQEPLVLLQIAEILKDRGDLARTSEIKNSLKEAAYELGPVTAMRVEAL
- a CDS encoding DUF4331 family protein translates to MSKSKLIMGISVLAIAGALLIAADHLDAPSSGGTTADIADFFAFEPTLGSDNTTFVVDLQSSVLPDLAYGSFDEDVLTEINIDTDGDLVEDYVIQAYPQNGTMYFFAGVPVQTGLNSQILADSPLGEVVISGSTAIVAEGMNGTKLFAGPRQDPFFFDFFQFNAVINPDVNSAPMGFKTAAEAEDTFDGANTMSIVVEIPNSMVGTTSTTNALGIPVYKTWVTTNRKQ
- a CDS encoding LETM1-related biofilm-associated protein yields the protein MNPSGPGWINKFGEVVRNKEGIYSDFSTLYTSLKDYGFVYGMNVKSPSFISIEHAPSEDEMAKINLLTALYFTFALERQEHKFEDFLAAVFAFYKELKVSQISFLNKILTGSKTSAQLEKLIDSRVYLDDNVISRTFNSVITNSLLFIDILTFRYFLREGKDIVQQAQKLEYLAINITYHALNAKEKNKADEKLSQLFAASLTFIDEDKEKFDGSYREILVNNCSPWENQYFLDVACLTVWEDYSLDYKESQFIYGIGKDMGFTEDQIAGSLEDITTFFKDNSKNITFLKDTNVAVQFYDSMSRVVNKLILRNSKRLQKELSESKELVFLISKGAVKELSPDEKKKIQDQLMDVFKSVPSLAIFLLPGGAVLLPIFIKLIPALLPSSFDENRVAKKGENTEKTNYKKNL
- a CDS encoding LytR/AlgR family response regulator transcription factor, giving the protein MNVIIIEDEKPSARRLARMLSDLGLEASTTLHSVEESLQWFQNNEHPDLIFLDIQLSDGLSFEIFELLEIKSAIIFTTAFDEYALQAFKLNSIDYLLKPIDEDELEKAVTKFKKQNSVASPKMAVDFEDIKKLLVNPIDREYKKRFTVRVGQHLKIIHADDVECFYSENKGTYAATTEGRSYLLDNTLEQLESELTPKIFFRVSRKYVININHIRDIISYTNSRLQIKLNKTTDQEIIVSRERVKDFKLWLE
- a CDS encoding 2TM domain-containing protein, which encodes MASKSLAAYKRAEKKVKDIKGFYRHLTIYLIVNAIIVIEGLEGINFLELNTSDIDPSFVEWLVWNVFSVPLLWGIVLLIHGLQVYSFHIPILKKWEAEQIRKMMEKEETKNNKPLI
- a CDS encoding 2TM domain-containing protein; protein product: MGVISKEVKMENQEFESEKLKKAKAKVEELKGFYIHLAVYIVINAFIMINILIRALGDGDTFWQFGTFFTPFFWGIGLAFHAAKVFNFNPILGKNWEERQIQKYIEKDKRDAAKFK
- a CDS encoding 2TM domain-containing protein, whose protein sequence is MEDFNKENKYLKAKERVDRLKKFYSNLTSYVLVISALALINYVTNEWRYMWFLWAAFGWGIGILFHAIGTFDLNPFFGRAWEERKIKELMREEDEIKKWE
- a CDS encoding 2TM domain-containing protein, translating into MKEFNTILKVSLILTLVIVLLNLLVNYGEPVLFMDVLETTGISFIYSFVLTAVGSSFHNYASRKYSWETQATKRLWFGAIGSVILTVIAFGLVRWFVRVIIYGNTFESFVENENVINYIVALVITLVISLFIHAFYFWKALQDTKIKEQKIIAGTASAKFDALKNQLDPHFLFNSLNVLTSLIEEDPKQAQRFTTALSKVYRYVLEQKNKDLVSVNEELDFAKTYIKLLTMRFEDGISLEIPETSSIPDAKIVPLSLQLLLENAVKHNVVTSSKPLRIKVYEEDGKLVVENNLQEKPVVKRSSGVGLRNIQQRYSILSNKKVNIIKTASEFSVQLPMLTKQIGTMETQKAFIEDKRYQKAKERVEEIKGFFGNLLAYCIIIPFLAWINYRSTDFPWVLFPALGWGLGVIAHGMEAYGYNPLWGKRWEERKIKEFMENEEL
- a CDS encoding FMN-binding negative transcriptional regulator, with the translated sequence MYIPPQYKNENLAEVRDFITAHSFAILVNQSDGKPWATHTPLELGKDEHGNDILIGHIAKANPQWKAFEENPKVLCIFHGPHSYISSSWYKEEEVPTWNYIAVHVYGSISVMTTEEVLNWLHSLVERYEKEEKNPISLENMSSSTLKQVRGVVGFRIRIEEIQAAFKLSQGREEDHSRIIKELQSKSEPGSRQIASIMKNSGKDPAEEIKEN
- a CDS encoding LytR/AlgR family response regulator transcription factor — protein: MNKKTRILIVEDDMIIAANISLQLTKAGYEVTGIESRGEEAVIHSRLNPPDIILMDINLKGRLNGIESVKRIQEVIDIPVIYITANNDEATFEEAKHTHPFAFIAKPITMSNVLRSLALAEEQFKTREESVPVEENYIALLNDRIFIRHHGQMVKLLLQDILYIEADRNYCHVMTSKKEYVLTTTLKEMQNKLPEEIFVRVHRSFLVNISKLDVVAEAHVEINRKAIPLSKSNREGLLKHLQTI
- a CDS encoding sensor histidine kinase, with translation MRTLCIRVVFSVLFTLISGYHGTSQIIDFSRENSYKQIFRQTDNFGFSYLDTLELGYKNAPTDSLRLTILNDLAYYWHTRDLQKAYEFTRMGLKEAKAKELKTWVGRFRVTYGAVLLRDEKLDSARIVLGQAMEVLNQKEYPFLYTQLGYVYEREGNLSAAAEYALRSLRLGEKFNDLHAQAQAYSDLSNLFWKQEKYQKGLEQGLLALSLFEAYGMNDLDYDFALYVVGNQYLALNDPENALKYYSHAISIGERYGFYNNLSDIYISLADLHGSSFRYADAETAALNAIQYSERLNNNFMLMRSWLSLGKLQNLQGKFLSAITSLQTSIDIATEDFGDAFFLSEAYQNLGKAYAGSHNYKDAYHAFEMYDQLQKEVFTEESAERMSQIQTELEVAEKDSTIQLQDTQIKKQRIIQTLGMIVIVLLFLYLLLIFKSVRRNRENNKLLQLQNEEKEFLLKEIHHRVKNNLEIVSSLLILQSEQISDTNVRSAMVKSQQRVHSMSMIHQKLYQGSDLSNIEMKDYFENLGSHIINSYGMEDRINLRFAMKPIAVDIDQAIPIGLIVNELLSNALKYAFPGNRKGEVTISLEQHESVLHLEVSDNGVGKMVSQEPEGTGFGTQLIKLLTTQLDGEMKLVVDKGTLVSFDFQRIKAA